From the genome of Vibrio porteresiae DSM 19223, one region includes:
- a CDS encoding oligosaccharide flippase family protein: MNKLTWNIIWLIFDKLITLLGGFLITVLTARYLGPEKIGIINYFLAILAFIVPITQFGGDILIFLKSAKNEQSGKMLINHTKNMRRVLFTVSFAAIYLFTYRDYNEYDRLVLVILGVASFYQSYDLYKFYFNGVMRSKENVISGQVGLLASLLLRSLFVFLKLPYYFFALPYVALYIIPFWYRKYRIKAKGIETAKYANHFKGYFLKNGLPILISSVSILVYIKVGQIMLGTFLSNKEVGLYTSALTLAQCWQFVPLALIMSFVSKSVSSSIFKEKGFRLCFLASTLCSVPFLLATYFFAKPIIEVTFGAEFLEAQSLLFLLTLTTMFSLYGTIASRIIIDAGGNKYMMMKSLVVSIMSVGLSYWLVKEYGLIGAGYAALISEVISGTVGNYFFKKSSVFKLQYSMLMSKKDILSFVKG; the protein is encoded by the coding sequence ATGAATAAATTAACATGGAATATCATTTGGTTAATTTTTGATAAGCTGATTACTCTGCTGGGCGGCTTTTTAATTACCGTCTTAACGGCGCGTTATTTGGGCCCAGAGAAGATCGGCATTATCAACTATTTTCTCGCCATCTTGGCCTTTATCGTCCCCATTACCCAGTTTGGGGGCGATATCCTGATCTTCTTAAAAAGTGCTAAGAACGAACAATCAGGCAAGATGCTGATTAACCACACCAAGAACATGAGACGTGTGCTGTTTACTGTGTCGTTTGCGGCGATCTACCTGTTTACTTACCGAGATTACAACGAGTATGACCGTTTGGTCTTGGTGATATTGGGTGTGGCCTCCTTCTACCAATCGTATGACTTATATAAGTTCTACTTTAATGGGGTGATGCGCTCTAAAGAGAACGTTATCTCAGGACAGGTGGGATTACTGGCAAGTTTGTTATTACGTTCACTTTTTGTGTTTCTCAAACTGCCGTATTACTTCTTTGCGTTGCCTTATGTGGCGCTGTACATCATTCCTTTTTGGTATCGCAAATATCGTATTAAAGCGAAAGGGATTGAAACCGCTAAGTATGCCAATCACTTCAAAGGCTATTTTCTAAAAAATGGCTTACCGATTTTGATTAGTTCGGTCTCTATCTTGGTTTACATCAAGGTGGGGCAGATCATGCTGGGGACGTTCCTAAGCAATAAAGAAGTTGGTTTATACACATCGGCACTCACTTTGGCTCAGTGTTGGCAATTTGTTCCGCTTGCACTGATCATGAGTTTTGTCTCCAAATCGGTGTCGAGTTCTATATTCAAAGAGAAAGGTTTTCGCCTCTGCTTTTTGGCTTCAACGCTTTGCAGTGTGCCTTTTTTGTTGGCGACCTACTTCTTCGCGAAACCGATCATTGAAGTGACCTTTGGTGCAGAATTTTTAGAAGCACAATCGCTACTGTTCTTACTGACACTCACCACCATGTTCTCGCTGTATGGAACCATCGCCTCGCGCATCATCATTGATGCCGGCGGCAATAAATACATGATGATGAAATCTTTGGTGGTTTCCATCATGAGTGTTGGTCTTAGCTACTGGTTAGTCAAAGAGTATGGGCTGATTGGTGCGGGATACGCGGCACTGATATCGGAAGTGATATCTGGAACGGTCGGAAATTACTTCTTTAAGAAATCTAGTGTTTTCAAATTGCAGTATTCGATGCTGATGTCGAAAAAAGACATTCTCTCTTTCGTTAAAGGTTAA
- a CDS encoding glycosyltransferase family 2 protein: protein MERYNQGLVSVVIPTCNRGELFYKAIESVLNQTYKNIEIIVIDDNSDNPLQLEQYESHPVNIIYHKNGENLGGAISRNKGASLGRGEFVCFLDDDDTYLPHKLERLVSELDADKSLDAIFGRVIRASNPQRQTDLSFTDKNGIISSLKSISYLHTNTSLIRHESFDRIKFDEELGKFQDTQLHIELVNKCKCKYIDENVATWLDNHGNGQITDMKDINQYYRSIDNFSKLKENLRRRNSISYFEYKKMAFDLSKMKVKCCLKFYNNNVELNLFEKNVLSVVRFRRSLFCR from the coding sequence ATGGAAAGATATAATCAAGGTCTAGTCTCGGTCGTGATTCCAACATGTAACCGAGGAGAGCTCTTCTATAAGGCGATAGAGAGCGTTTTAAATCAAACATACAAAAATATTGAAATCATTGTTATCGATGATAACTCAGACAATCCATTGCAGTTGGAACAGTATGAGTCTCACCCTGTAAATATTATTTACCATAAAAATGGCGAAAACTTAGGTGGTGCTATCTCTAGAAATAAAGGAGCCTCATTAGGTCGAGGAGAATTTGTTTGTTTTCTTGATGATGATGATACTTACCTACCACATAAGTTAGAACGACTTGTTAGCGAATTAGATGCAGATAAGAGTCTTGATGCTATTTTTGGTAGAGTGATTCGTGCGAGTAATCCGCAGCGACAAACAGATCTGAGCTTCACCGATAAAAATGGCATTATCTCTAGTTTGAAAAGCATCAGCTATTTACATACCAATACCTCACTGATTAGACATGAATCTTTTGACCGAATTAAGTTCGATGAAGAGCTCGGTAAATTTCAAGATACTCAATTACATATTGAATTAGTGAATAAGTGTAAATGTAAATATATCGATGAAAATGTTGCCACATGGCTTGATAATCATGGTAATGGGCAAATTACAGACATGAAAGACATCAATCAGTACTATCGTAGTATTGATAATTTTTCAAAACTAAAAGAAAACCTAAGAAGACGTAATTCGATAAGCTATTTTGAATATAAAAAAATGGCATTCGATCTTTCAAAGATGAAGGTGAAATGTTGTTTGAAGTTCTACAACAATAACGTTGAGCTAAATCTTTTTGAAAAAAATGTTCTTTCTGTTGTGCGATTTAGAAGGAGCCTATTTTGCAGATAA
- a CDS encoding capsular polysaccharide export protein, LipB/KpsS family, with protein MRNIALVCDCIERFWFFKRFYSSQSDCSLTMITNDLVIRFLCAWNKIPCIQLSQNSPMPEYAQYAERVANSSEITVGGYQQDFACKVYSSYLSQVPAKLAHFDTFLIWNGQQLLDKSIIDVFPQKCVYMELSNLPNKIFVDKRGVNAMSSLFFHPEVLDQEEAVADEFHQQWVGEYEQYKLAPPPQSKVSKFQLYCRAINMLVTSCSSMAGIQNLRYRMKKITPEPVDFSQFNLKNADLSKAFIFCPLQVSSDTQLLIHSDFNNQEIIREAINIAKEKGLALYVKFHPAERNLAEVKEIVDMSRTQGFTLVANNTNDLLRQCHQVVVNNSTVGLESMIYGKPTHVFGRALYKSFDNERLKKYIHRYLISGIDYFADHPVDVVSILNKVEGE; from the coding sequence ATGCGAAATATAGCGCTTGTCTGTGATTGCATTGAACGTTTTTGGTTCTTTAAGCGATTCTATTCTTCACAATCGGATTGCTCACTGACGATGATTACTAATGACTTGGTGATTCGGTTCTTGTGCGCTTGGAACAAAATTCCGTGCATTCAATTATCGCAAAACTCGCCCATGCCAGAATATGCTCAGTATGCCGAGCGAGTGGCTAATTCTTCAGAGATAACGGTCGGTGGCTACCAACAAGATTTCGCCTGTAAGGTGTACAGCTCTTATCTCAGTCAGGTGCCCGCTAAACTGGCGCATTTCGATACTTTTCTGATTTGGAATGGTCAGCAGCTGCTCGATAAAAGCATCATCGATGTGTTTCCGCAAAAATGCGTTTATATGGAGTTATCTAATCTGCCGAACAAAATTTTTGTTGATAAGCGTGGTGTGAACGCAATGTCATCGCTCTTCTTCCATCCAGAAGTATTGGATCAAGAAGAAGCGGTGGCGGATGAATTTCATCAGCAGTGGGTAGGGGAGTATGAGCAATACAAACTAGCGCCACCTCCTCAATCTAAGGTGTCAAAATTTCAGCTCTATTGCCGCGCAATCAATATGTTGGTGACCTCGTGTTCAAGTATGGCGGGCATTCAAAACTTGCGTTATCGGATGAAAAAAATCACCCCTGAGCCAGTCGATTTTTCTCAGTTCAATTTAAAAAATGCTGACTTAAGCAAAGCGTTTATTTTTTGCCCATTACAGGTCTCTTCAGATACGCAGCTACTGATTCATTCGGATTTTAATAACCAAGAGATCATCCGTGAGGCAATCAACATCGCCAAGGAGAAGGGGCTCGCACTCTATGTCAAATTCCATCCAGCGGAACGAAATTTGGCGGAGGTAAAAGAGATTGTCGACATGAGTCGCACCCAAGGTTTTACGTTGGTTGCCAACAATACCAATGACTTATTACGCCAATGTCACCAAGTGGTAGTGAACAACTCCACCGTTGGTTTGGAATCGATGATTTATGGCAAACCGACGCATGTGTTTGGCCGAGCCTTGTATAAATCCTTCGATAATGAGCGTCTAAAGAAATACATCCATCGCTATTTGATCAGTGGTATCGATTATTTTGCTGATCATCCTGTTGATGTCGTGTCTATTTTGAACAAAGTCGAGGGGGAATAA
- a CDS encoding glycosyltransferase has product MVCYLIPYFNCYDDLILTLRSLEDDSADVVIVDDGSQVSLRSQLDVSQFKSNIHVLELEANQGIEGALNRGLEYIYQQGYRYIARIDCGDLSLPGRIKAQVAAMEADEAIVLCGGWADYVNEEYEYLFTNKVPTDDGSLRKHMFLNNMFIHPAVMIRTDAIKQIGGYPTNRKAAEDYAVFFKLMQLGKVKNLPQSLIRYVVSSTSISSQKRNLQVRNRILVIWDNKACSLHFAYGLLRSCLLLAFPRTVTMKLRSLLR; this is encoded by the coding sequence ATGGTTTGCTATTTAATTCCTTATTTTAACTGCTATGACGATTTGATTTTGACTTTACGCTCACTAGAGGATGACTCAGCTGACGTCGTTATCGTTGATGATGGCAGTCAGGTTTCTTTGCGGTCGCAACTCGATGTGAGTCAATTTAAATCGAATATTCATGTACTTGAGTTAGAAGCAAACCAAGGCATCGAGGGAGCACTTAATCGTGGGCTGGAATACATCTATCAGCAAGGGTATCGCTATATCGCGCGTATCGATTGTGGCGATTTATCACTTCCGGGTCGGATTAAAGCTCAAGTGGCAGCAATGGAAGCAGATGAGGCGATCGTTCTTTGTGGTGGTTGGGCAGACTATGTGAATGAAGAGTATGAATATCTGTTTACCAATAAAGTGCCAACCGATGATGGCAGCTTAAGAAAGCATATGTTTTTGAACAATATGTTTATCCATCCCGCCGTTATGATTCGAACCGATGCCATTAAACAGATTGGCGGCTACCCAACCAATCGTAAAGCGGCAGAAGATTACGCTGTTTTCTTCAAATTAATGCAATTGGGCAAAGTGAAAAACTTGCCGCAATCCTTGATCCGTTATGTGGTCTCTTCAACCAGTATTTCTTCGCAAAAGCGCAACTTGCAGGTGAGAAATCGTATTCTGGTGATTTGGGATAACAAAGCGTGTTCCCTGCATTTTGCTTATGGATTGCTGCGTTCATGTTTGTTGCTTGCTTTCCCTCGAACCGTGACGATGAAACTACGTTCGCTATTAAGATAG
- a CDS encoding acyltransferase: MMDKLLVSLLVLLANVKALFFKVIYLGQIQSDLVVPSPYFPSVRIRSGGSISCSHVKFRRRCSIFADGGQVNIGKGAFLNNDCSINSNQSVVIGANTLLGEGVKIYDHNHRVIDGVVSHSELDSAPVSIGSDCWIGSNVVILPGVSICDRVIVGAGSVITKSISEPGTYVTENIRLRKLN; this comes from the coding sequence ATGATGGATAAGTTATTGGTAAGCCTGCTGGTACTACTAGCGAATGTGAAAGCGCTGTTTTTTAAGGTTATCTACCTCGGTCAAATTCAATCGGACTTGGTGGTGCCATCGCCTTATTTTCCTTCGGTTCGGATCCGTAGTGGCGGCTCGATCTCTTGTTCTCACGTTAAGTTTCGCCGTCGCTGCAGTATTTTTGCCGATGGTGGACAAGTCAACATTGGCAAAGGCGCATTTCTTAATAACGACTGCTCGATTAACAGCAATCAATCAGTGGTGATTGGTGCAAATACGCTGCTGGGGGAAGGGGTCAAAATTTACGACCATAACCATCGTGTTATTGATGGCGTAGTTAGCCATAGCGAATTGGATTCTGCGCCAGTGTCTATCGGCAGTGATTGTTGGATTGGTTCTAATGTGGTGATTTTGCCTGGTGTGAGCATTTGTGATCGCGTCATTGTTGGCGCGGGTTCAGTGATCACCAAAAGTATTTCTGAACCAGGAACTTACGTAACAGAAAACATTCGCTTAAGGAAACTGAACTAA
- a CDS encoding acyltransferase family protein, translated as MVRDPRIDIFRGFLILLVVLGHVKHIPIALHHAIYAFHMPAFFILAGYLFNLHKDGSTYSNLTKKFNRLIIPAWVYGLICGLPFVAITVLHFNADAISNFLTRLYGTLTGYPAWDTTFNCTPLWFLYALFVIEAIAILCKKLSENAFIITLMGLGIVGVVISYQTDVVTPFNVLIGLSCLIYFVLGFSIKKISGSIPKSFLFITPIIYCVTYYLFVIQAQGDVISLAENNFGAANDFAWNMVLSLSGTGVALVISTLLSNNTMLSKGFSWLGVNTIPIIAFDYYVNDVFVKAFAITGMSIPHAWLFIFPLKLTILIGIVWCITRIDWLNNVQRGKVRIWGKQTMSEQW; from the coding sequence ATGGTTAGGGATCCGAGAATTGATATATTTCGTGGCTTTTTGATCTTGCTCGTCGTATTGGGACATGTAAAACATATCCCAATAGCCTTACATCACGCTATATATGCTTTTCATATGCCAGCGTTCTTTATTCTGGCTGGGTATTTATTTAATTTGCATAAAGACGGTAGTACTTATAGCAATCTTACTAAGAAATTTAACCGTTTAATTATACCTGCATGGGTTTATGGCCTTATTTGTGGTTTGCCATTTGTTGCTATCACTGTTTTGCACTTTAATGCCGATGCAATCAGCAATTTCTTAACACGACTTTATGGAACGTTAACCGGTTATCCAGCATGGGATACCACATTTAACTGTACGCCATTATGGTTTTTGTATGCGCTGTTTGTGATAGAAGCGATCGCCATCTTATGTAAAAAACTCAGTGAGAATGCTTTTATTATTACGTTGATGGGATTAGGCATTGTCGGTGTGGTGATCAGTTATCAAACCGATGTGGTTACTCCATTTAACGTGCTGATTGGGTTATCTTGTTTGATTTATTTTGTACTGGGCTTTTCTATTAAAAAAATCAGTGGTTCAATCCCTAAATCGTTCCTATTTATCACGCCTATCATCTATTGTGTTACGTACTATCTGTTTGTTATTCAGGCACAAGGTGATGTGATTAGTTTAGCTGAGAATAATTTTGGAGCGGCGAATGACTTTGCGTGGAATATGGTGTTGTCCTTAAGTGGAACCGGAGTCGCATTAGTTATTTCTACTCTGCTGTCCAATAATACAATGTTATCCAAGGGGTTTTCTTGGTTAGGTGTTAATACCATTCCAATTATCGCTTTTGATTATTACGTGAACGATGTTTTTGTTAAAGCGTTTGCTATAACGGGAATGTCTATTCCTCATGCTTGGCTATTTATATTCCCACTCAAATTAACCATTTTGATTGGAATTGTCTGGTGTATTACGCGTATTGATTGGTTGAATAACGTTCAACGAGGAAAAGTGCGCATTTGGGGTAAACAAACAATGTCGGAACAATGGTAA
- a CDS encoding glycosyltransferase, with amino-acid sequence MKIVHVIESSATGTLSIVTMAAQYQASKHAVTVIFSRRPDTPTNIETLFPSNVTLVEVGMSPKHFPWSLLALRKELKKIQPDVIHCHSSFGGFIGRLSSLFMRCKVFYSPHCISFMRKDISPLKSFLFKAFESVACFRPATYIACSESEQMAIKKALPFVDVALLENAVDLSEFNALPSQPMTRDKKTVLTVGGIRPQKGFIEFAQIARECAELDLRFVWIGDGAEQDRALLEQAGVEVTGWKSRQEVIALLNDADLYLSTSLWEGMPVSVIEASAAGLPLLLRDCAGNSDIVADKRGGRLFSQTSEAIEWLSQFIADPDKFRQETLPDRSAVFKRFSVERFAQHLEEIYQI; translated from the coding sequence ATGAAAATAGTACATGTCATTGAATCCTCTGCGACAGGCACTTTATCTATTGTGACCATGGCCGCTCAATATCAGGCGAGCAAACATGCTGTGACCGTGATATTTTCCCGCCGCCCAGATACCCCAACGAACATTGAGACGTTATTTCCAAGTAATGTCACTTTAGTGGAAGTCGGGATGAGCCCTAAGCATTTCCCGTGGTCGTTATTGGCGCTGCGTAAGGAACTTAAAAAAATTCAGCCTGATGTTATCCACTGTCACTCTTCTTTTGGCGGGTTTATCGGGCGTTTAAGCTCTCTCTTTATGCGCTGCAAAGTGTTTTACAGCCCGCATTGCATCTCTTTTATGCGAAAAGACATCAGCCCGCTGAAAAGCTTTCTGTTTAAAGCCTTTGAATCTGTCGCCTGTTTTAGACCTGCAACTTATATTGCTTGCTCAGAAAGCGAACAAATGGCGATTAAAAAGGCGTTACCGTTTGTTGACGTAGCATTGCTGGAAAATGCCGTAGATCTCTCTGAATTTAATGCATTACCAAGTCAACCCATGACGCGGGACAAAAAGACAGTATTGACGGTCGGGGGCATTCGTCCGCAGAAAGGATTTATTGAATTTGCTCAGATTGCTCGCGAATGTGCTGAGCTTGATTTGCGCTTTGTCTGGATTGGTGATGGCGCTGAACAAGACCGAGCCTTACTGGAACAGGCGGGCGTTGAAGTGACCGGTTGGAAAAGTCGCCAAGAGGTGATTGCTCTCTTGAATGATGCCGATCTTTATCTATCTACCTCTCTTTGGGAGGGCATGCCAGTGTCTGTGATTGAAGCCAGTGCGGCAGGCCTTCCACTATTACTCCGAGACTGTGCGGGCAACAGCGATATTGTTGCTGATAAGCGCGGCGGGCGTCTATTTAGTCAAACGTCTGAGGCTATTGAGTGGCTGTCTCAGTTTATTGCAGATCCCGATAAGTTTCGTCAAGAAACTCTCCCCGATAGAAGCGCGGTATTTAAGCGCTTCTCTGTGGAGCGCTTTGCTCAACATTTGGAAGAAATTTATCAAATTTAA
- the kdsA gene encoding 3-deoxy-8-phosphooctulonate synthase: MFLIAGPCVIESEQLVMDVAGKMKEITSELGIEYIFKSSFDKANRSSTSSYRGPGIEKGLEILAKVKQEFGLKVLTDVHEDTPIDEVASVVDVLQTPAFLVRQTNFIQKVAAAGKPVNIKKGQFQAPWDMEQVVKKCHEVGNKDIWLCDRGTSFGYNTLISDMRGLSVMRQTGCKVVFDATHSVQQPGGLGATSGGQREMVPVLARSAVAAGIDGLFMETHPNPQVALSDGPNMLPLSVMKEMLETLVELDQVVHKRPFLESKLV, from the coding sequence ATGTTTTTAATCGCAGGACCTTGTGTCATTGAATCAGAACAACTTGTCATGGATGTCGCAGGCAAGATGAAAGAAATTACGTCAGAGCTGGGGATCGAATACATCTTTAAATCCAGTTTTGATAAAGCGAACCGCAGCTCTACAAGTAGCTACCGCGGCCCAGGAATAGAAAAAGGGCTAGAAATTTTAGCCAAGGTGAAGCAAGAGTTTGGATTGAAAGTGTTGACCGATGTTCATGAAGATACGCCGATTGATGAAGTAGCTTCTGTTGTCGATGTTCTGCAAACGCCAGCCTTTTTGGTGCGTCAAACCAATTTCATTCAAAAAGTGGCTGCAGCGGGCAAACCAGTGAATATCAAGAAAGGTCAGTTCCAAGCTCCGTGGGATATGGAACAGGTGGTGAAAAAATGCCATGAGGTAGGAAACAAAGATATTTGGCTTTGCGACCGAGGTACTTCATTTGGCTATAACACCCTGATTTCAGATATGCGCGGACTTTCCGTGATGCGCCAAACGGGCTGTAAAGTGGTGTTCGATGCAACTCACTCAGTGCAACAACCTGGCGGGTTAGGCGCAACATCAGGTGGACAACGTGAAATGGTACCAGTATTGGCGCGCTCTGCCGTGGCTGCGGGTATTGATGGTTTGTTTATGGAAACTCACCCGAATCCTCAAGTGGCATTGAGCGATGGCCCTAACATGCTGCCGTTATCCGTGATGAAAGAGATGTTGGAAACCCTCGTCGAGTTAGATCAGGTGGTACACAAACGCCCATTTTTGGAAAGCAAACTTGTTTAA
- the kdsB gene encoding 3-deoxy-manno-octulosonate cytidylyltransferase, protein MAFENIKIVIPSRYGSSRLPGKPLMPLCDKPMFWHVVNQAVKAGFSIQDIVVATDDQRIIDAAQQYIIPAVMTDEHHASGTDRLYEVCQKLGWSDDTLVINVQGDEPMIPPALITTLATFATQSSQFDICTVMSPIGSVADLHNPNVVKVAEGEGQRAVYFSRSPIPFNRESKDSLDHICRHIGIYAYRVARLRQFCSFPESSLEKIEKLEQLRALSNGMAIGVVRYNDAPPHGIDTQEDYDDVKRIMENS, encoded by the coding sequence ATGGCATTTGAAAACATCAAAATCGTGATTCCCTCTCGTTATGGATCGTCCCGTTTACCCGGGAAACCATTAATGCCGTTATGTGATAAACCCATGTTTTGGCATGTTGTGAATCAGGCAGTTAAAGCAGGTTTTTCGATACAAGACATTGTGGTCGCGACAGATGACCAACGCATCATCGATGCGGCGCAGCAATATATTATTCCGGCAGTCATGACCGATGAACATCACGCCAGTGGTACCGATAGGCTCTATGAAGTATGCCAAAAATTGGGTTGGAGTGACGACACTCTGGTGATTAATGTGCAAGGGGATGAGCCTATGATTCCGCCAGCATTGATTACCACACTGGCCACATTTGCGACTCAGTCATCTCAGTTTGATATTTGCACGGTTATGAGTCCAATTGGGTCCGTCGCTGATTTACATAATCCCAATGTGGTTAAAGTGGCGGAAGGAGAAGGGCAACGCGCGGTCTATTTTTCCCGCTCGCCGATTCCTTTCAATCGCGAATCGAAAGATTCGCTAGACCATATTTGTCGTCATATTGGTATCTACGCTTACCGAGTCGCGCGCTTACGCCAATTCTGTTCGTTCCCAGAGTCATCGCTTGAGAAGATTGAAAAGTTAGAACAGCTTCGTGCCTTGAGTAACGGAATGGCGATTGGGGTTGTACGTTACAACGATGCTCCTCCTCATGGCATTGATACCCAAGAGGATTATGACGATGTTAAACGAATAATGGAAAACAGCTAA
- a CDS encoding KpsF/GutQ family sugar-phosphate isomerase, with amino-acid sequence MSILDQAKKVIDIEIAGLTQISNQLDDHFEQAVKTILSTQGRTIICGMGKSGIIGKKIAASFASTGTPSFFMHPGEAFHGDLGMVKPEDVFIAISNSGETDEVLKLLPFLRDNGNYLIAITGNPHSTLATAAHCHLNIAVPQEACPYQLAPTSSTTATLVMGDALTITLMELRDFQPENFARFHPGGSLGRRLLSKVRDEMATDVLPIIHMTSALPEIIDVISHGCLGLAVVIDEQQRVKGIVTDGDLRRSMQKYGQNAFNVCAESIYSAHPVCISPDESVGKAYELMESKRISALLVLDDAKLVGVLKK; translated from the coding sequence ATGTCGATTTTAGATCAAGCAAAGAAGGTCATTGATATTGAAATTGCTGGTTTAACGCAGATTTCGAATCAGTTAGATGACCATTTTGAACAGGCGGTTAAAACGATCCTGAGCACTCAAGGCCGTACCATCATTTGTGGTATGGGTAAGTCGGGAATTATTGGTAAGAAAATAGCCGCATCGTTTGCTAGCACTGGTACGCCAAGCTTTTTTATGCATCCAGGAGAAGCTTTTCACGGCGATCTTGGGATGGTGAAACCGGAAGATGTGTTTATCGCTATCTCCAATTCAGGAGAAACCGATGAGGTACTCAAACTCCTCCCTTTCCTACGCGATAACGGTAACTATCTGATTGCCATCACAGGTAACCCACATTCAACGCTCGCTACTGCCGCTCACTGTCACCTTAATATCGCTGTGCCGCAGGAAGCGTGTCCTTATCAGTTAGCACCTACCAGCTCTACTACGGCAACGCTGGTGATGGGGGATGCGTTAACCATTACCTTGATGGAGCTGCGCGACTTTCAGCCAGAGAATTTTGCTCGCTTCCATCCCGGAGGCAGTTTAGGACGTCGCCTGTTAAGTAAAGTCCGTGATGAAATGGCAACCGATGTTTTGCCTATCATTCACATGACGAGTGCGCTCCCAGAAATTATTGATGTTATCTCCCATGGCTGTTTGGGATTGGCGGTGGTGATTGATGAACAACAGCGGGTGAAAGGGATTGTGACCGATGGTGATTTACGTCGTTCGATGCAAAAGTATGGTCAAAATGCCTTTAATGTCTGTGCAGAGTCGATCTACAGCGCTCATCCAGTGTGCATTTCGCCTGATGAGTCTGTCGGTAAAGCATATGAGTTAATGGAGTCTAAACGCATTAGTGCTCTGCTGGTGTTAGATGACGCCAAGCTGGTGGGTGTTCTTAAAAAGTAA